One window of candidate division KSB1 bacterium genomic DNA carries:
- the acpS gene encoding holo-ACP synthase: MILGIGCDIMDVKRMADRLAADPLLAASLFTETELHYCSGKRYPARHFAARFAAKEALLKALPGPRLSVIPWREVESVNDEAGRPLLRLTGSLKQLAARAAITSIHLSLSHTETSAIAVVVLETAGDATGPTPST; this comes from the coding sequence ATGATCCTTGGCATCGGCTGCGACATAATGGATGTAAAGCGCATGGCCGACCGGCTGGCCGCAGATCCATTGCTCGCCGCCTCCCTTTTTACGGAAACGGAACTCCACTATTGCTCGGGGAAGCGCTACCCTGCCCGACATTTCGCCGCGCGTTTCGCCGCCAAGGAAGCGCTGTTGAAGGCTCTGCCCGGTCCTCGCCTGTCCGTGATCCCCTGGCGCGAAGTCGAGTCCGTCAATGACGAGGCCGGTCGCCCGCTGCTCAGGTTGACGGGCTCCCTTAAGCAACTTGCGGCTCGTGCCGCCATCACATCGATACACCTTTCCTTGTCCCATACGGAGACCTCGGCCATCGCCGTCGTCGTTCTCGAAACCGCGGGCGACGCGACGGGACCAACCCCCAGCACATGA
- the acsA gene encoding acetate--CoA ligase — MSNFGLYQDRVGNFEWSMAERELGYKPGAPLNIGWMCSDRICQLGQASKLALMWQNFHGQRRDFTFDDLRVHTNTIAAFLQSLTILPGDRVCLFMDRVPELYFGFLGALKLGAIVQPLFSAFKEESLWTRLNDAGTRAIMTQRKFLPVIRKIRDQLPHLDLVIVVDAGDAPLRAGEVAFDMDHAPRVEHFTVYPSTAETPSVLHYTSGTTGQPKGAQHVHYSIIAQYLTTKWVLDSQADDIYWCNADPGWVTGTSYGIIGPWANGVTQAVLDSGFNAAAWYRFISEHRITIWYSAPTAIRLLMREGTELAKQYDLSSLRHLASVGEPLNAEAVVWSKAAYGLAFHDTYWQTETGCIVITNFPGMDIRPGSMGRPIPGVTATVLDPCTNQPYSEPGHVGLIALKPGWPSLIRTYWNNRAGYDKKFVNGWYLTGDRASIDKDGYFWFVGRDDDVINTAGHLVGPFEIESALLEHPAVAESAAVATPDPLNLEVVKAFVTLKPGFVGDDDLALEIMNFVRKRLSPLAMPQKIEFVESLPKTRSGKIIRRVLRCQEFAEPVGDLSTLMND; from the coding sequence ATGAGCAATTTCGGACTCTATCAAGACCGAGTCGGTAACTTCGAGTGGTCCATGGCTGAGCGGGAGCTCGGCTACAAACCCGGCGCGCCGCTTAACATCGGTTGGATGTGCAGCGATCGCATCTGTCAGCTCGGCCAGGCCTCCAAGCTGGCGCTGATGTGGCAGAATTTTCACGGCCAGCGGCGCGACTTCACGTTCGACGACCTGCGCGTGCACACGAATACGATTGCGGCCTTCCTGCAATCGCTGACGATTTTGCCCGGCGATCGCGTTTGCCTGTTTATGGATCGCGTTCCTGAACTGTACTTCGGATTTCTCGGCGCGCTCAAGCTGGGCGCGATCGTGCAACCGTTGTTCTCGGCGTTCAAGGAGGAGTCGCTGTGGACGCGCCTGAACGACGCCGGGACTCGCGCGATCATGACGCAGCGCAAATTCCTGCCGGTCATCCGCAAGATTCGCGACCAACTGCCCCACCTCGACCTCGTGATCGTGGTGGATGCCGGCGACGCGCCGCTGCGCGCGGGCGAAGTGGCCTTTGACATGGATCACGCGCCGCGTGTCGAGCACTTCACGGTCTATCCCAGTACAGCCGAAACGCCGTCCGTGCTCCACTACACTTCCGGGACTACCGGACAGCCTAAAGGAGCGCAGCACGTTCATTACTCGATCATTGCGCAATATCTCACGACCAAATGGGTATTGGACTCGCAGGCCGACGATATCTACTGGTGCAATGCCGATCCCGGCTGGGTGACCGGCACTTCGTACGGGATCATCGGTCCCTGGGCGAACGGGGTGACGCAGGCCGTACTCGATTCAGGGTTCAATGCCGCTGCCTGGTACCGGTTTATCAGCGAGCACCGGATCACGATTTGGTATTCGGCGCCCACGGCGATTCGCCTGTTGATGCGTGAGGGCACGGAACTTGCAAAACAATACGACCTGTCGTCCCTGCGGCATCTCGCCAGCGTGGGTGAACCACTCAACGCCGAAGCCGTGGTCTGGTCCAAGGCTGCCTATGGGCTGGCCTTTCACGACACCTACTGGCAAACCGAGACCGGCTGCATCGTGATCACGAACTTTCCGGGAATGGACATTCGCCCCGGCTCCATGGGACGGCCCATCCCCGGCGTCACGGCCACGGTACTCGATCCCTGCACCAACCAACCTTATAGCGAACCCGGTCACGTCGGTCTGATCGCCCTCAAGCCCGGCTGGCCCTCATTGATTCGCACCTACTGGAACAACCGCGCCGGCTACGACAAGAAGTTCGTGAATGGGTGGTATCTGACGGGCGATCGCGCCAGTATTGACAAAGACGGATACTTCTGGTTTGTGGGCCGCGATGACGATGTGATCAATACGGCGGGGCATCTGGTCGGTCCGTTTGAGATCGAGTCCGCGCTGCTCGAACATCCGGCCGTCGCCGAATCGGCCGCCGTTGCCACTCCCGATCCGCTGAATCTCGAGGTGGTCAAGGCGTTCGTGACACTGAAGCCTGGCTTTGTGGGCGATGATGACCTCGCGCTCGAAATCATGAATTTCGTGCGCAAGCGTCTCTCGCCGCTGGCCATGCCGCAAAAGATCGAGTTTGTGGAGTCACTGCCCAAGACCCGCAGCGGCAAGATTATCCGTCGCGTGCTGCGCTGCCAGGAATTCGCCGAACCCGTCGGCGACCTCTCGACTCTGATGAACGACTGA
- the kbl gene encoding glycine C-acetyltransferase, with translation MAFATTARDSYRQELNGLREAGLFKEERYIHAPQGAEIEVEFPAGSPEQHVINLCANNYLGLSSHPAVIAAAHAGLDLRGYGMSSVRFICGTQDVHRELEQKLTEFLGTEDTLLFPSCMDANAGVFEAILTDQDIMIADRLVHASIVDGMRLCKAMQDTYKHSDMEHLEAKLQEHQDKRFRVVITDGVFSMDGDLAKLAEIVALAERYNSMVFVDDSHASGFIGKTGRGTHEHCGVVGKVDIITTTLGKALGGASGGCVSGRRELVEMCRQKARPYLFSNTVAPVIVMGALKVLELISQSTERRDKLEWNAHYWRKLLTEAGFDIKAGASPIVPVMLYNAKLAQDVARDLYAEGIYVVGFFFPVVPKGQARIRTQLSTAHDQQHLDRALEAFVKVGRKYEILGKSKQEIIGRYGM, from the coding sequence ATGGCCTTTGCCACGACAGCGCGCGACTCGTATCGGCAGGAGCTGAACGGTCTGCGCGAAGCCGGTCTATTCAAGGAAGAGCGCTACATTCATGCACCGCAGGGAGCGGAGATCGAAGTCGAGTTTCCGGCCGGTTCCCCGGAGCAGCATGTCATCAATCTCTGCGCCAACAACTATCTCGGCCTGTCGAGCCATCCCGCCGTAATCGCGGCGGCGCACGCGGGACTCGATCTGCGCGGCTACGGCATGTCTTCGGTCCGCTTTATTTGCGGCACGCAAGATGTCCATCGTGAGCTGGAGCAGAAACTCACCGAGTTCCTTGGCACCGAGGACACGTTGCTCTTTCCCTCGTGCATGGATGCCAACGCCGGCGTGTTCGAGGCCATCCTGACCGATCAGGACATCATGATCGCCGATCGCCTTGTGCATGCCTCGATTGTGGACGGCATGCGCCTCTGCAAGGCGATGCAGGACACGTACAAGCACTCCGACATGGAGCATCTCGAAGCGAAGTTGCAGGAACATCAGGACAAACGCTTCCGTGTGGTGATCACCGACGGCGTGTTTTCCATGGACGGCGATCTGGCGAAGCTTGCGGAGATCGTCGCCCTCGCCGAGCGATACAACTCGATGGTTTTCGTGGACGACTCCCATGCCAGCGGCTTTATCGGCAAGACCGGTCGCGGTACGCACGAGCATTGCGGGGTGGTGGGCAAAGTGGACATTATCACGACGACCCTCGGCAAGGCGTTGGGCGGCGCATCGGGGGGTTGCGTGAGCGGTCGCCGCGAACTGGTGGAGATGTGCCGGCAGAAGGCCCGTCCTTATCTCTTCTCGAACACCGTGGCTCCCGTGATCGTAATGGGCGCGTTGAAGGTGCTCGAACTGATCTCCCAGAGCACCGAGCGCCGCGACAAGCTCGAGTGGAATGCCCACTACTGGCGCAAGCTCCTGACCGAGGCGGGCTTCGATATCAAGGCCGGTGCGAGTCCGATCGTTCCGGTGATGCTCTACAATGCGAAACTCGCGCAGGACGTCGCCCGCGATCTGTACGCCGAAGGGATTTACGTCGTCGGTTTCTTCTTCCCGGTCGTGCCGAAAGGCCAGGCGCGTATTCGTACGCAGCTCTCCACCGCTCACGACCAGCAGCACCTCGATCGCGCGCTTGAGGCCTTTGTCAAGGTGGGGCGGAAGTACGAGATCCTCGGCAAGTCCAAGCAGGAGATCATCGGGCGTTACGGCATGTAA
- a CDS encoding acyl carrier protein, translating into MDDLTKTVLDYVIREYIEEGDDREVKADTPLITGGIVDSFSMVSLKRFLEKKYKISIPDAEATPETFDSVNKIVIVVQRFLNASA; encoded by the coding sequence ATGGACGACCTGACCAAAACTGTGCTTGACTACGTCATCCGCGAATACATCGAAGAAGGCGACGATCGCGAAGTGAAAGCGGACACCCCGCTCATCACGGGTGGTATCGTTGACTCCTTTTCGATGGTATCCCTCAAGCGCTTTCTCGAAAAGAAGTACAAGATCTCCATCCCCGACGCGGAGGCAACTCCTGAGACGTTCGACAGCGTCAACAAGATTGTCATCGTCGTGCAGCGATTCCTCAACGCCTCGGCATAA
- a CDS encoding carboxypeptidase regulatory-like domain-containing protein has product MFARIAYLLSAALALAAPAHAEAWKATIADTSRIEVDAPATVVRAVILVNPGADTLTLREQLLLPASWQSLADDGVFSLPPRSREVRLVSFRVPAQAPPGVFDIPYQTSLGVARQTRTAGISVIVRPRFQLHVERVRAPKRVVIGSGYDVTFSVKNQSNANCLVTLRGSASNQGDLALSETTWLALPGERRLVTITIAAESAGSKPGPNVITLSAHASHCSPVRATARTDIVPCGGDDLDLHRRLPSVVAVHRVGDLHHSISQFEWRGGGALDANGRYGVAYRVRGPHNLEHRLFGVRDEAFLSVRAPGLTVAAGDQLFGHSKLLAHDRMGRGVLADAGYGRASAGGYAYTSRLPGVEEQQVAVMTALRPTSAVEIGLSGIRFRRARAESDAAALKAVAQLRPWLNAGCESALGWSGSGSASPRRALSGDLRAHGKWGHWSAEALRADASFPGRIANEDLVSSSWRLLIRSRLIWTGAWRWSRQNRSSLYPFQSSFADQSARTGLDYELLSRTVVGLEVEQRARHSSFGASSTDSREQRLTGRFRGSRGIWSLDGSAGAGVLRGTLVDDRELRERFGAGLTVRPLSRLTLSSQVERGFLSSSVASQPSTLVQLSASYRPTRGFSLTTTALHNDLGGPAALKLDQWSADARWEAPFRHIVTLRFRTLDYRRAELADGAFFAASYEIPFNVPLGRKPGIRVIKGRVTDASDPERGISDVFLSMGESAVMTDSRGRFRFATAAPGPHYIEVDPSTLGPQCALLPASPLLVCTSEPKTETLALSVVRSAKIAGELIVYGAPNGESRRGLLQVADALDSTQAGRVEALVPLRGIGGAYLELRGDEQTFTVRTDAAGRFALDNLTPGRWIVQCRATDIPSYHATEQPSYELDVLPGTEARLLVRVLPCSRPVYIVDEGQVPKISVTKR; this is encoded by the coding sequence TTGTTTGCTCGAATTGCATATCTGCTCAGCGCGGCGCTCGCGCTCGCGGCACCGGCTCACGCGGAGGCTTGGAAAGCCACGATCGCGGACACATCACGGATCGAAGTCGATGCGCCGGCGACCGTCGTTCGCGCCGTAATCCTTGTCAATCCCGGCGCGGACACGCTGACCCTTCGCGAGCAGCTGCTGCTTCCGGCAAGCTGGCAGTCGCTGGCTGACGACGGCGTCTTTTCCCTGCCGCCCCGGTCTCGTGAGGTGCGTCTCGTCAGCTTTCGCGTGCCCGCGCAGGCCCCGCCCGGCGTATTCGACATTCCCTATCAGACCAGCCTCGGCGTGGCCCGGCAAACTCGAACTGCCGGGATTTCTGTCATCGTACGGCCGCGCTTTCAGTTGCACGTCGAGCGCGTCCGCGCGCCGAAGCGGGTCGTAATCGGGAGTGGATATGACGTCACGTTCAGCGTCAAGAACCAGAGCAATGCAAACTGCCTCGTCACGCTCCGCGGCAGCGCCTCGAATCAGGGCGACCTCGCTCTAAGCGAAACGACCTGGCTGGCTCTGCCCGGCGAGCGGCGGTTGGTCACGATCACGATCGCGGCGGAATCCGCTGGCTCAAAACCCGGGCCTAATGTGATCACGTTGTCGGCCCACGCCTCGCACTGTTCTCCGGTCCGCGCGACGGCGCGCACGGACATCGTTCCCTGCGGCGGCGACGACCTGGACCTGCACCGTCGGCTACCGTCGGTGGTGGCGGTTCACCGCGTCGGCGATCTCCACCACTCGATTTCACAGTTCGAATGGCGTGGCGGTGGTGCGCTGGATGCCAACGGGCGGTACGGCGTCGCCTATCGGGTGCGCGGGCCGCACAATCTCGAACATCGCCTGTTTGGTGTGCGCGACGAGGCCTTTCTATCGGTCCGCGCACCGGGCCTCACCGTCGCCGCGGGCGATCAGCTCTTCGGGCACTCAAAACTGCTCGCGCACGACCGCATGGGTCGCGGCGTCTTGGCAGATGCGGGTTATGGGCGCGCGAGTGCCGGCGGATATGCTTACACGTCGCGCCTGCCCGGCGTGGAGGAGCAGCAAGTCGCCGTCATGACGGCTCTGCGTCCGACTTCGGCCGTCGAGATTGGCCTGAGTGGAATTCGCTTCCGTCGTGCGCGCGCGGAGAGCGATGCGGCCGCGCTCAAGGCCGTAGCGCAGTTGCGGCCTTGGTTGAATGCCGGGTGTGAAAGTGCGCTGGGCTGGTCCGGTTCCGGCTCGGCATCACCGCGTCGCGCGCTTTCCGGCGATTTGCGCGCGCATGGCAAGTGGGGACATTGGTCCGCCGAAGCTCTCCGCGCGGATGCGAGCTTTCCCGGACGCATCGCGAACGAAGATCTGGTTTCCTCGTCCTGGCGGCTCTTGATTCGCTCTCGATTAATCTGGACGGGGGCCTGGCGCTGGTCCCGGCAGAATCGCTCGTCACTGTATCCGTTTCAATCGAGCTTCGCGGATCAATCGGCGCGCACGGGACTGGACTATGAACTTTTGTCGCGCACCGTTGTCGGCCTGGAGGTCGAGCAGCGCGCGCGACACTCTTCCTTTGGCGCCTCATCTACGGATTCCCGCGAGCAGCGGTTAACCGGTCGCTTTCGCGGCAGTCGCGGTATCTGGAGCCTCGACGGCTCGGCGGGCGCGGGCGTGCTGCGCGGTACTCTCGTTGACGATCGTGAGCTGCGGGAACGCTTCGGCGCCGGGCTAACCGTCAGACCGCTGTCCCGGCTCACGCTTTCGTCGCAGGTCGAGCGCGGCTTCCTGAGTTCGTCCGTGGCTTCGCAACCGAGCACGCTGGTCCAACTCTCGGCGTCCTATCGTCCGACGCGCGGGTTCAGCCTTACGACAACCGCATTGCACAACGATCTCGGGGGTCCGGCGGCTCTCAAACTTGACCAGTGGTCGGCCGACGCGCGCTGGGAAGCGCCCTTCCGGCACATCGTGACCCTGCGGTTTCGTACGCTCGACTACCGCCGTGCCGAACTCGCTGACGGAGCCTTCTTCGCGGCCAGCTACGAGATTCCGTTCAACGTTCCCCTCGGTCGCAAGCCCGGTATCCGCGTCATCAAGGGTCGCGTCACGGACGCCTCGGATCCGGAGCGGGGAATTTCCGATGTCTTTCTGTCGATGGGTGAATCCGCGGTCATGACCGACTCGCGCGGGCGCTTCCGCTTCGCCACCGCCGCGCCCGGCCCTCACTACATTGAGGTTGATCCCTCTACACTGGGTCCGCAATGCGCGCTGCTCCCGGCCTCTCCGTTGCTGGTTTGTACGAGCGAGCCCAAGACGGAGACGCTTGCTCTGTCCGTGGTGCGCAGTGCAAAGATCGCAGGCGAGCTGATCGTGTATGGGGCGCCGAATGGCGAGAGTCGTCGTGGTCTGCTGCAGGTGGCCGACGCGTTGGATTCCACTCAAGCCGGGCGCGTCGAAGCACTTGTCCCTTTGCGCGGCATCGGTGGGGCCTACCTTGAACTTCGCGGCGACGAGCAGACATTCACGGTACGTACCGACGCCGCCGGTCGTTTCGCGCTGGACAACCTCACGCCGGGTCGCTGGATCGTGCAATGTCGTGCCACCGATATTCCGTCCTATCATGCCACGGAGCAGCCAAGCTACGAGTTGGACGTTCTGCCCGGAACTGAAGCCAGGTTATTGGTTCGCGTGCTGCCCTGCTCGCGCCCGGTTTACATTGTTGACGAAGGCCAGGTCCCCAAAATTTCCGTCACCAAGCGTTAA
- a CDS encoding T9SS type A sorting domain-containing protein — protein sequence MLFLLMALVAMLAANPVMGVAHQTVAAPASVFFVANEGQWEEPFAFKLSTGGTTYFVTEQGLTIDIRQHDRQGHVSLSGLPPYPMGGLRGEEEPQPASVRGHVLKMNFVNRLSPHSVAGLRGVDRLPSYSNYFLGRDSCRWRSRVGHYQRVIAENVWPGIDVEFVADAPGIKTNYHVHPGADASQIQIEYEGLDAPLRVDGSGNLVLATSLGDLKEQAPWAYQIDGRHQRDVGVQFAVLDANRYGVLASALDASKELVIDPLIAYSSALGQGEGIESISRTPTGDIAVTGTTDFPGFPITPGAYQEQIVWLHDIFVGVLNTTDQALIFSTFVGGSAYDGGRHVIGLSDGRIFASGSTQSSDWPLAGDPFDNSFQGSYEAYVLILSADGTALDYSSFLGGVSDESVYAAVQRPGSDVIYLCGPVGSSYANFPLTPDAMFTASVGIGSFISVFDPNAQQLIYSTLFPCNVLGSSVYTIDILPIDESHVWICGNAGGVSGSLPITPDALRVMPEGDWDGFFAELDFSERRVDYCSYLGGEAADNCVHIVVQDQGVILAGTTRSDSFPLTPGAVDTTPCFFWETFVTRVTLPATISASTRLGGERGAYSIGIALRADGSVLVAGSTNSRDFLLTGDALDSTFNDGVNQTSQDNFFSILSPALDSLIYSTYLGGRFTDGVSGVLFSEGADSVWMCGYTWSADYPITDDAYQTFQAGQDQFVTLLTLAPSWRVAERPAVPATAFALHAYPNPFNSTLTITLDLSQTSPVTVGFFDALGRQININHLGPLSAGFHTLRVDMNSYPSGYYIVCARTPTSDRTVPVVLIR from the coding sequence ATGCTATTCTTGCTAATGGCGCTCGTTGCGATGCTTGCGGCCAATCCCGTCATGGGGGTTGCCCACCAGACGGTTGCAGCGCCCGCCAGTGTGTTCTTCGTGGCGAATGAGGGCCAATGGGAGGAGCCTTTTGCCTTCAAGCTGAGTACCGGTGGAACGACGTACTTTGTCACCGAGCAGGGCTTGACCATCGACATTCGGCAGCACGACCGGCAAGGGCATGTCTCTCTTTCTGGTCTCCCCCCATATCCTATGGGGGGATTAAGGGGGGAAGAGGAGCCCCAGCCAGCATCGGTTCGTGGTCACGTCCTGAAAATGAACTTCGTGAATCGGCTCTCCCCCCACTCTGTGGCGGGACTAAGGGGGGTTGACAGGTTGCCCAGCTACTCGAACTACTTCTTGGGCCGGGACTCGTGCAGGTGGCGGAGCCGCGTGGGACACTATCAGCGCGTGATCGCGGAGAACGTCTGGCCGGGGATTGATGTAGAGTTTGTCGCCGACGCGCCGGGGATCAAGACCAACTACCATGTTCATCCCGGAGCCGATGCTTCGCAAATTCAGATTGAGTATGAAGGGCTCGATGCGCCGCTGCGAGTTGATGGCTCAGGCAACTTGGTGCTTGCGACATCGCTGGGAGATTTGAAGGAGCAAGCACCGTGGGCGTATCAGATCGACGGCAGGCATCAGCGTGATGTCGGGGTGCAATTCGCCGTGCTTGACGCGAATCGGTACGGCGTTCTGGCTTCGGCTCTTGATGCGAGCAAGGAATTGGTGATTGATCCGCTGATCGCCTACAGCTCGGCGCTCGGTCAAGGAGAAGGAATCGAGAGTATCTCGCGCACGCCGACGGGCGACATTGCGGTTACCGGAACAACGGACTTTCCGGGCTTCCCGATTACGCCCGGTGCCTATCAGGAACAGATCGTCTGGCTGCATGACATCTTTGTCGGCGTGTTGAATACGACTGATCAAGCGCTTATCTTCTCAACGTTTGTCGGCGGCTCGGCCTACGACGGCGGCAGACATGTCATCGGGCTTAGCGACGGGCGGATCTTCGCCAGCGGAAGCACGCAGAGCAGCGATTGGCCGCTTGCGGGCGATCCGTTCGATAACAGCTTCCAAGGCAGCTATGAGGCGTATGTCCTGATCCTCTCGGCGGACGGGACGGCGCTTGACTACTCCTCATTTCTTGGCGGCGTTTCGGATGAGTCTGTGTACGCCGCCGTTCAGCGCCCCGGATCCGATGTGATCTATTTGTGCGGTCCGGTTGGGAGTAGCTACGCAAACTTCCCACTGACTCCGGACGCCATGTTTACGGCATCCGTCGGAATCGGGAGCTTCATCTCGGTTTTCGATCCGAACGCGCAGCAGCTTATCTACTCTACATTGTTCCCATGTAACGTATTGGGATCCAGCGTGTATACAATCGACATCCTGCCGATTGACGAGTCGCACGTCTGGATTTGCGGCAATGCAGGCGGTGTCAGCGGGAGTCTTCCAATCACACCCGATGCCTTACGGGTCATGCCGGAAGGTGACTGGGACGGGTTCTTTGCTGAACTCGATTTCTCAGAACGCCGCGTTGACTACTGCAGCTATCTTGGTGGGGAGGCTGCTGACAACTGTGTGCACATTGTCGTGCAAGACCAAGGAGTCATCCTCGCGGGTACGACCCGTTCGGATTCCTTTCCCCTCACGCCGGGAGCAGTCGATACCACCCCGTGTTTCTTTTGGGAGACCTTTGTAACCCGAGTGACCTTGCCCGCCACGATCAGCGCGTCAACGCGACTGGGAGGCGAGCGCGGGGCTTATAGCATTGGGATCGCGTTACGAGCCGACGGGTCCGTGCTCGTCGCTGGATCTACGAACAGTCGCGACTTTCTGCTCACCGGGGATGCGCTGGACTCGACATTCAATGATGGAGTAAATCAAACGTCACAGGACAACTTCTTCTCGATTCTGTCACCGGCGCTCGACAGTCTGATCTACAGCACGTACCTTGGCGGGCGATTCACTGACGGGGTCTCCGGTGTGCTGTTCAGCGAAGGTGCCGATTCGGTCTGGATGTGCGGTTACACGTGGTCTGCGGATTATCCGATCACTGACGATGCTTACCAGACGTTTCAAGCGGGCCAGGACCAGTTCGTTACACTGCTGACGCTCGCTCCCAGCTGGCGTGTGGCGGAACGGCCGGCCGTCCCGGCAACCGCGTTCGCGCTCCATGCCTATCCGAATCCGTTCAACTCCACTCTAACCATCACACTGGATCTGTCTCAGACCTCACCGGTCACTGTCGGGTTCTTTGATGCGTTGGGACGCCAGATCAACATCAATCACTTAGGACCGTTGTCCGCGGGCTTTCACACCCTCCGCGTTGATATGAACTCCTACCCTTCCGGCTATTACATCGTGTGCGCTCGGACCCCAACATCCGACCGTACAGTTCCGGTCGTCCTCATTCGCTGA
- a CDS encoding SagB/ThcOx family dehydrogenase, whose translation MTTAPHAAAVIDLPAPRTSGGKPLFDCLRERASVREFDSRPLPARLLSDLLWATFGVSRPDGKRTAPTSFDSREFDLYLFTADGIRRYDANAHGLVTIKAGDFRAATGAEDWVVAAPLNLVFVADYLKLKDCPRGLLDFCATADVGFLCENLSLFCASEGLASCVRGGFDGERLRALLDLPAQQRVVMAQTVGFPRS comes from the coding sequence ATGACCACGGCCCCGCACGCAGCAGCCGTCATCGACCTGCCCGCACCGCGAACGTCGGGCGGGAAACCGCTGTTCGACTGTCTGCGCGAACGCGCGAGCGTGCGCGAGTTCGACTCCCGGCCGCTGCCCGCGCGGCTTCTGAGTGATCTGCTGTGGGCGACCTTCGGTGTCAGCCGGCCCGACGGCAAACGCACCGCGCCTACCTCGTTTGACAGCCGCGAGTTCGATCTGTACCTCTTCACGGCTGACGGCATCCGCCGTTACGACGCGAATGCGCACGGCCTGGTCACCATCAAGGCGGGCGATTTCCGCGCCGCCACCGGTGCGGAAGATTGGGTGGTTGCCGCGCCGCTGAATCTTGTCTTCGTCGCGGATTACCTCAAGCTCAAGGACTGCCCGCGCGGACTGCTCGATTTCTGCGCCACGGCCGACGTGGGTTTCCTGTGTGAGAACCTGTCCCTGTTCTGCGCGTCGGAGGGTCTGGCATCATGTGTTCGCGGTGGATTTGACGGTGAGCGGCTGCGCGCGCTGCTCGACTTGCCGGCACAACAGCGCGTCGTGATGGCGCAAACCGTGGGCTTTCCGCGGAGCTGA